The Naumovozyma dairenensis CBS 421 chromosome 3, complete genome genome has a window encoding:
- the NDAI0C01160 gene encoding uncharacterized protein (Ty-like retrotransposon) — protein MVSIIEQYTRTCPQCQRNKHSRVLRPGIFQPLAVPYCPWSSIGIDFVSGMKEAHNFDCVLVVIDRLTKMARFIPTKKTIDTSDCADLLINHIICHHGVPDEIVSDRDRLFTGVKFGTVSDKDYEFTLNSPHRITQPPERTNDTMGKIIASYTNQHATDWPMYWSVAAFAYNNTYQSSIKTTPFFPSYGFHPKLPGFTNPILDHSQNNNEQQTPGTSQSNLDYHLQALQNIMVSI, from the coding sequence ATGGTAAGTATCATTGAACAATACACCAGGACTTGTCCACAATGTCAACGTAACAAACATTCACGGGTACTCCGTCCTGGTATTTTCCAACCACTAGCTGTTCCATACTGCCCCTGGTCTTCAATTGGTATTGATTTTGTTTCCGGTATGAAAGAAGCACATAACTTCGACTGTGTACTAGTTGTTATCGATCGTTTAACGAAAATGGCACGATTTATTCCAACGAAAAAGACGATCGACACTAGTGACTGTGCTGACCTTCTAATCAACCATATTATCTGTCATCATGGTGTTCCAGACGAAATTGTATCCGATAGAGATAGGCTGTTTACTGGGGTAAAATTTGGGACCGTCTCAGACAAAGACTACGAATTCACCTTAAATTCACCACATCGTATAACCCAGCCTCCTGAACGAACTAATGACACTATGGGAAAGATCATAGCAAGTTATACTAACCAACACGCCACTGACTGGCCAATGTATTGGTCTGTCGCTGCTTTTGCCTACAACAACACCTACCAGAGTAGTATCAAAACTACTCCCTTCTTCCCTAGCTATGGTTTCCATCCAAAGCTACCTGGCTTTACCAACCCCATTCTTGATCACTCACAGAACAATAACGAACAGCAAACCCCTGGTACCTCACAATCCAACTTAGACTATCACCTTCAAGCACTTCAAAACATTATGGTATCGATATAA
- the PET123 gene encoding mitochondrial 37S ribosomal protein mS26 PET123 (similar to Saccharomyces cerevisiae PET123 (YOR158W); ancestral locus Anc_5.505): MGKGAAKFGFKSGVLPVTRSILKNPTTKQTILISKVKAVKPKGVEGVGYAKGVKHPKGSHRVPPLKKFIDVDTLISDTVRLPKLKDSQNVAESLSSEQLAKMKRAEIRRNYLAEAFRNEEKRLVRRDELVQQRAKIIELEKQNLSEKVDSESKASDLTIPTLDAVVNLKAPLIRWRTPLEKQILKLKRKYNRDLIEFESKNRKLLKLLNLYHVADEFIVTEEKLLQKIDQVFSDNYRTNHNEFLDGIEYQTANKKKLNEDTLGDLLFGTVGGGNFIGMPTIKEYLTGELDEFNELIKQKTIQNMENKENDMQNIIHD, from the coding sequence ATGGGTAAGGGCGCAGCTAAATTTGGGTTTAAAAGTGGTGTTCTGCCAGTAACAAGATCCATCCTTAAGAATCCCACTACCAAGCAAACTATCCTTATCTCTAAAGTTAAAGCAGTAAAACCAAAGGGGGTAGAAGGTGTTGGGTACGCTAAAGGTGTCAAACATCCCAAGGGTTCTCATAGAGTCCCAccattaaaaaaattcatcGACGTTGATACGCTGATTTCTGACACTGTAAGACTACCTAAATTAAAGGATTCGCAAAATGTAGCTGAATCTTTAAGTAGCGAACAATTGGCCAAGATGAAGAGAGCTGAAATAAGGAGGAATTACTTGGCTGAAGCCTTTAGGAATGAGGAGAAAAGATTGGTTCGTAGAGATGAATTGGTTCAACAACGTgcaaaaattattgaactGGAGAAACAAAATCTTAGTGAGAAGGTCGATAGTGAAAGTAAAGCGTCTGATTTGACAATACCTACTTTAGATGCAGTGGTGAATTTGAAAGCACCACTTATTAGATGGAGAACTCCGTTAGAGaaacaaatattgaaattgaaaagaaaatataatagGGATTTAATCGAATTTGAATCGAAAAATaggaaattattgaaattattgaatttatacCATGTGGctgatgaatttattgtCACTGAAgagaaattattacaaaaaattgatCAAGTGTTTAGTGATAATTATAGAACAAATCATAATGAATTCTTGGATGGAATTGAATACCAAACGGctaataaaaagaaactcAATGAAGATACTTTAGGTGATCTCCTTTTCGGTACCGTTGGTGGTGGTAATTTTATAGGTATGCCTACTATAAAGGAATATTTAACAGGTGAACTGGatgaattcaatgaattaattaaacAAAAGACTATACAGAATATGGaaaataaggaaaatgaTATGCAAAACATAATACATGATTAA
- the SME1 gene encoding mRNA splicing protein SME1 (similar to Saccharomyces cerevisiae SME1 (YOR159C); ancestral locus Anc_5.504), with protein sequence MSSRTKSKAMVPPINCIFGYLQQQTPVTFWLYEQVGIRITGKISGFDEFMNVVIDDAIEIPVDPKTGVENKAKGTQLGRIMLKGDNITLITSNE encoded by the coding sequence ATGTCATCAAGAACTAAATCGAAGGCCATGGTGCCACCTATTAATTGCATCTTTGGGTatttacaacaacaaactCCAGTAACATTCTGGCTTTATGAGCAAGTTGGTATAAGGATAACGGGGAAAATTAGTGGATTTGATGAGTTTATGAATGTGGTGATAGATGATGCTATTGAAATTCCAGTAGATCCTAAAACTGGAGTGGAAAATAAAGCCAAAGGGACGCAACTAGGTAGAATAATGCTAAAAGGTGATAATATAACTCTGATAACATCGAATGagtaa
- the PUP1 gene encoding proteasome core particle subunit beta 2 (similar to Saccharomyces cerevisiae PUP1 (YOR157C); ancestral locus Anc_5.507) — MAGLSFDNYQRNTFLTSKTATQQPKATSTGTTIVGLKYRDGVVIAADTRSTQGPIVADKNCAKLHRISPKIWCAGAGTAADTEAVTQLIGSNIELHSLYTSRSPRVVSALQMLKQHLFKYQGHIGAYLIVAGVDPTGAHLFSIHAHGSTDVGYYLSLGSGSLAAMAVLESQWRPELSKEEAIELASQAIQAGIWNDLGSGSNVDVCVMEVGKDAEYLRNYVTPNVREAKQQSYKFARGTTAVLKESIVNVCEIEEEEISLIAA, encoded by the coding sequence ATGGCAGGTCTATCATTTGACaattatcaaagaaatacaTTTCTAACATCGAAAACCGCCACTCAACAACCAAAGGCTACATCCACAGGTACCACCATTGTAGGTTTAAAATATCGCGATGGTGTAGTAATCGCAGCAGACACAAGGTCCACACAAGGTCCCATTGTAGCAGACAAGAATTGTGCCAAACTACACAGAATTAGTCCTAAAATATGGTGTGCTGGTGCAGGTACCGCGGCAGATACTGAAGCTGTTACTCAATTAATTGGATCCAATATTGAATTACATTCTTTATATACTTCAAGATCACCTCGTGTTGTCTCTGCGTTACAAATGTTGAAACAAcatcttttcaaatacCAGGGTCATATTGGTGCGTATTTGATCGTTGCTGGTGTGGATCCAACTGGTGCtcatcttttttcaattcatgCTCATGGGTCCACTGATGTTGGatattatttatcattagGATCAGGGTCTTTAGCAGCTATGGCTGTTTTGGAATCTCAATGGAGACCTGAATTGAGTAAAGAGGAAGCTATTGAATTGGCTTCACAAGCTATTCAAGCTGGTATATGGAATGATTTAGGATCTGGTTCTAATGTGGATGTTTGTGTAATGGAAGTGGGTAAAGATGCTGaatatttaagaaattacGTTACACCAAATGTTAGAGAAGCTAAACAACAAAGTTATAAATTTGCAAGAGGTACTACTGCTGTGCTTAAGGAAAGTATCGTAAATGTTTgtgaaattgaagaagaagagatatcattaattgCGGCTTAA